From Faecalicatena sp. Marseille-Q4148:
TTTTCCAACCGTTGCAAATAAAGCTGACACCGCTGCTGCCATCATCGTCAGAGCCCCCACATACTGGGACGACTCGCCTATGCCAAATGCCCCTGCCCATGCTTTCACAACAACAAAGAGATAGATACCTCCCATCAAGAGATAGGTGAGCGATTGTCCAACCGCATACAACAGTCCGTACTTTCCTTTCATCACAGATGCGATCGGACCATCCGGCAAAAAACTGTCATCACTTTTTATTGCTTCGAGTCCGATTTTGTTCTGGCCATACAATCTGATATCCATCGCATTTTTCTTATCAAGAAAATATTCTCCCCAAAAATTAAATAACCGGTTTCCGAATGTTGCCTCTTCTGAACACTGTGCCCACTTCTCATCCACTTTTGTCTCAAGTATCGGTCCAAGCACCGCAACGATCAGAAAACTTCCAATCACAAGTACCGTCGTAAGCGGGTGATTCAAAATCGTCAGATTTCCTGCCGAAGCCGGAACTTCACAGAGAAACAACGTGACCGTCAGCGTAACCGCACCCAAAATCTTCACGATTTCCCCTACAAATTCCTGCATATAATCAGGTATTACAACCAATCCCATACCGCTCCAGTTTTGAACCTGCTGAATCTGGGACAGTTTTTTGTGGGTACTTGTGTCATCCAGTACAGAAAAATCCATCTGCAGCATTTTATTAGCATAAATATCATTGGTACCCAACCATTCTCCTGCCCGCTTACACTCTTTCCATCTATCTGCTGCCGCCTTCAAAAGAGCAAGCACTGCATTGACAAAGATTGTAATAAATGCAAGCTTCATAAGTATTTCTTTCTCTCTGCTGCCGGACAGTTCGGAAAGAATCCGCGCAGACAGATAAATATTTGCATATGGAAATAACGCGCCGGCTGCTGCCGAGCAAAAGGTCGCAATGAGTATTGCCGGATCATACTCCCACCAGATTTTTATGCCTTTTATCGTATAACAAAACGCCTCTTTCAGTGACATCTTATTCACATCCTTCTTCATGATGATCACCTCCTTCTCGGTAATAGCGGCTCTGTACTTCAAAAAGCTCCGCGTATTTTCCGCGCTTTGCAAGCAGTGTCTCATGAGTACCTTCTTCTGCAAGCTCTCCCTGCTCCATAAATAAGATCCGGTCACAAAATCTTGTCGATGCAAGTCTGTGGGAAATAAATACCGATGTCTTATGTTCTGTCAATTTATTGTATTTCTCATAAATATCACTCTCTGCAATCGGGTCAAGCGCCGCTGTCGGCTCATCAAGTATCATAAATACGCCTTTTTTATAGAGTGCACGTGCAAGCATAAGCCGCTGTGTCTCACCACCGGACAATTCAACCCCTTCTGTGTAAACAGATCGCTCCATCAGCGCATGATATCCCTGTTTCAGTTCCTTGATACGTTCCCATAATTCTGCCTGCTTTAGACATTCCTTAACACGCTCATCGTCATACCCTTCGCCTGTCTGCGATACATTTTCTGCAATAGTAATCGGCAAAAT
This genomic window contains:
- a CDS encoding ABC transporter ATP-binding protein, which translates into the protein MKKDVNKMSLKEAFCYTIKGIKIWWEYDPAILIATFCSAAAGALFPYANIYLSARILSELSGSREKEILMKLAFITIFVNAVLALLKAAADRWKECKRAGEWLGTNDIYANKMLQMDFSVLDDTSTHKKLSQIQQVQNWSGMGLVVIPDYMQEFVGEIVKILGAVTLTVTLFLCEVPASAGNLTILNHPLTTVLVIGSFLIVAVLGPILETKVDEKWAQCSEEATFGNRLFNFWGEYFLDKKNAMDIRLYGQNKIGLEAIKSDDSFLPDGPIASVMKGKYGLLYAVGQSLTYLLMGGIYLFVVVKAWAGAFGIGESSQYVGALTMMAAAVSALFATVGKIRVNAVFVKKSIEFLDIPNRMYQGSLTVEKRTDGKYEVEFRDVSFKYPGSEAWALHHVNVKFKIGNKMAVVGQNGSGKTTFIKLLCRLYDPTEGVILLNGIDIRKYNYQEYMSIFSVVFQDFSLFAFPLGENVAVAREYDREKVERMLKEAGFGERLDKMPRGLDTWLYNKFDKSGIEISGGEAQKIAIARALYRDAAFIILDEPTAALDPIAEAEIYAKFNDIVGDKTAIYISHRLSSCRFCDEIMVFHQGAVVQKGRHEELVETVGEYADLWNAQAQYYV